Proteins from a single region of Candidatus Thorarchaeota archaeon:
- a CDS encoding ABC transporter ATP-binding protein, protein MDSAQSFTTMPNSGDDYVLEVENLKAYYTSKRGLVKAVNDVSFGIKPGEAVGLFGESGAGKTSVALAILGIFDRFSRYYASTSGHEENKKLWKMRDEAREKGITSEEVGRDLPGVEGHIWFKGEDLVGLNDKDYREVRGDDITYVPQGTRKSMNPYTQIELQTAEALWAHDEDEVLFEWEVAKRVLEVLDLVELADPDVRKSLKPSEFSVGEDQRILIAMALVTKPSLLITDEPTTAVDVGIQNRILEALRLARKELDLSMLLISNDQGVIADTSDRVAVMSAGRIMEFGNAKRVLNTPGHPFTRAFIMSNPPLKMMRRIREKGMRIRGIPGEPPDMTNPPSGCPFHPRCQYAKSICKEQVPEYREVEPEYWIFCHRYEDLPKF, encoded by the coding sequence ATGGATTCAGCGCAATCTTTCACTACCATGCCAAATAGCGGTGATGATTACGTCCTCGAAGTAGAAAATCTGAAAGCATACTATACTTCTAAGCGGGGCCTAGTCAAAGCTGTAAACGATGTATCTTTCGGAATCAAACCGGGTGAAGCAGTCGGGTTATTTGGTGAATCAGGTGCAGGAAAAACCTCTGTTGCTCTGGCAATTCTTGGTATTTTTGATCGATTTTCCAGATACTATGCGTCTACATCCGGCCACGAAGAGAACAAGAAGCTATGGAAGATGAGGGATGAAGCAAGAGAGAAAGGTATCACTTCGGAAGAGGTAGGGCGGGACCTCCCAGGAGTAGAAGGCCACATCTGGTTCAAGGGAGAAGACCTTGTAGGGCTAAATGACAAGGATTACAGAGAAGTTCGAGGGGATGATATCACCTACGTTCCTCAGGGCACAAGAAAGTCAATGAATCCGTACACACAAATTGAGCTCCAAACTGCAGAAGCACTTTGGGCTCATGATGAAGATGAAGTCCTGTTCGAATGGGAAGTAGCAAAGCGAGTACTTGAGGTTCTGGATCTTGTTGAGTTGGCTGATCCGGATGTGCGCAAGAGCCTCAAGCCAAGCGAGTTTTCAGTTGGAGAGGATCAGCGTATCCTCATAGCGATGGCACTTGTAACCAAGCCTTCGTTACTGATTACAGACGAACCAACAACTGCAGTAGACGTTGGTATTCAGAATCGGATTCTTGAAGCTCTTAGACTTGCGAGAAAGGAACTCGACCTTTCTATGTTGCTCATCAGTAATGATCAAGGAGTAATTGCTGATACCAGTGATAGAGTAGCTGTGATGTCAGCTGGAAGAATCATGGAATTTGGAAACGCAAAAAGAGTTCTGAATACACCGGGGCATCCTTTCACTCGAGCATTCATCATGAGCAATCCGCCACTCAAAATGATGCGACGAATTAGAGAGAAAGGAATGCGTATCCGGGGTATCCCTGGCGAACCCCCGGATATGACAAATCCCCCATCAGGTTGCCCCTTTCATCCTCGTTGTCAATATGCCAAGAGCATATGCAAGGAGCAAGTTCCAGAGTACCGAGAAGTGGAGCCGGAATACTGGATCTTCTGCCACAGATATGAGGACCTACCGAAGTTCTAA
- a CDS encoding DUF362 domain-containing protein, translating into MSKSKVFFSDRKATSDYNMLDKLEHTYRSLGLEDAIEEGSKVMVKTHFGQYGNTNYIRPAYVRKIVDLVRESGGIPFVAETCGLGYGTSGIYGGRTTAVEYLGMAMKNGYSPATVGAPMIMADGYWGTDIRMVDIDGEFVEDVDVAAALFDTDIVIMLTHAKGHGLSGIGGSLKNLGIGLVGKRGKAMMHNMGDVSIDAEKCLGPECGQCIEVCPVRCISMEEETAVIDSAQCIWCVHCRSVCSNVVEAKAINVTWRPNPEQSPRFVENAMGVVDSIGRDKFYYINLAIDISDKCDCWNVGAPLLVHDIGIFGSRDPVAIDQASLDAINDAEPNPESEAADLECGEPKFAHVHECREDDTGELLRLAEIQLSHAEKIELGSRDYELETLEKEESDD; encoded by the coding sequence ATGTCAAAATCCAAAGTCTTCTTCTCCGATCGAAAAGCGACTTCTGATTACAACATGCTGGATAAGCTTGAGCACACATATCGTTCTTTAGGTCTTGAAGATGCCATTGAAGAAGGAAGCAAGGTCATGGTAAAGACCCACTTCGGACAATATGGTAACACCAATTACATTCGTCCTGCATATGTTAGAAAGATTGTTGATTTGGTGCGGGAAAGTGGGGGTATCCCATTCGTGGCAGAAACATGTGGTCTCGGATATGGAACCTCCGGCATTTACGGTGGCCGAACTACAGCCGTCGAGTATCTTGGCATGGCTATGAAGAACGGGTATAGCCCAGCTACAGTTGGCGCTCCTATGATCATGGCTGACGGATACTGGGGAACAGATATCCGCATGGTTGACATAGATGGCGAGTTTGTGGAGGACGTGGATGTCGCAGCAGCGCTATTCGACACCGATATTGTAATCATGCTCACACATGCTAAAGGTCACGGACTAAGCGGTATTGGAGGCTCACTGAAAAACCTTGGAATCGGACTTGTTGGCAAGCGAGGAAAGGCTATGATGCACAACATGGGTGATGTTTCGATAGACGCGGAGAAGTGCCTTGGCCCTGAATGTGGTCAGTGTATAGAGGTCTGTCCAGTACGATGCATTTCAATGGAAGAAGAAACAGCAGTCATAGACTCTGCCCAGTGTATCTGGTGCGTCCACTGTCGGTCTGTATGCTCCAATGTGGTTGAAGCTAAGGCTATCAACGTAACTTGGCGACCAAATCCTGAACAATCTCCTAGATTCGTTGAGAATGCAATGGGCGTTGTTGACTCGATTGGTCGAGACAAGTTCTACTATATCAACCTAGCAATTGATATTTCCGATAAGTGCGATTGCTGGAATGTAGGTGCTCCGCTTCTTGTTCATGATATTGGCATATTCGGCTCTCGCGATCCTGTAGCCATCGATCAGGCCAGTCTTGATGCAATCAATGACGCCGAGCCGAATCCAGAATCGGAAGCGGCTGATTTAGAGTGTGGTGAACCCAAGTTTGCACACGTGCATGAGTGCAGAGAAGATGATACGGGAGAGCTTTTGCGGCTTGCAGAAATCCAGCTTTCTCATGCTGAGAAGATTGAGCTTGGCTCGAGAGACTACGAGCTGGAGACACTAGAGAAAGAGGAATCTGATGATTGA
- a CDS encoding ABC transporter ATP-binding protein — translation MSEEDTLLRVENLRAYYPSKKGLIRAVDDVSFEVNEGECLGLLGESGCGKSSLALAVLGLFEKIARFEAGAASTPGLRKRFDDKGNERAGVHGKVFFRGKELTALPEEELVEIRGEEISLIPQGLGHALNPQYSVGMQTGEPVEIHKEDIRLLELKRKVLEFLDLVQLADSGTRFVLDPGSFSGGESQRILIAMSIISGPYLVIADEPTSALDVTIQRQILNVLEMIRDDFDVSTLLISHDAGVIADLADRVAVMYAGKIMELGDAVQMFHEPDHPYTKGLMASYPRIAMMQMKKGKEKPRLRGIRGNPPDPANIPSGCPFHPRCEFATDQCSSTVPDYREVEPGHFIRCIRWEDLSS, via the coding sequence GTGTCCGAAGAAGATACACTGTTGCGAGTTGAGAATCTTAGAGCATACTATCCTTCAAAGAAGGGGCTCATCCGCGCAGTAGATGATGTATCATTCGAAGTGAATGAAGGCGAGTGCTTAGGTCTACTAGGCGAAAGCGGTTGTGGGAAATCATCACTTGCTCTGGCTGTCCTTGGTCTTTTCGAGAAGATAGCAAGATTCGAAGCAGGAGCAGCCAGCACTCCCGGCTTACGAAAGAGATTCGATGATAAAGGGAATGAAAGAGCCGGTGTTCATGGCAAGGTATTCTTCAGAGGCAAAGAGCTAACTGCCCTCCCTGAGGAGGAATTGGTTGAGATTCGCGGTGAAGAGATTTCGTTGATACCTCAGGGACTTGGTCACGCTCTTAACCCTCAGTACAGTGTAGGCATGCAAACCGGTGAACCTGTTGAAATCCACAAGGAAGATATAAGACTGCTTGAACTTAAGCGAAAAGTCTTAGAATTTCTCGACTTGGTACAGCTGGCGGATTCTGGAACACGATTCGTACTCGACCCAGGCAGCTTCAGTGGTGGCGAGTCTCAAAGAATACTCATTGCTATGTCGATAATTTCTGGGCCATATCTGGTAATTGCAGACGAACCAACTTCAGCTCTTGACGTAACTATTCAGCGGCAGATACTAAATGTGCTTGAAATGATTCGTGACGATTTCGATGTTTCAACGCTGCTGATTAGTCATGATGCCGGTGTCATAGCTGATTTGGCAGATCGAGTAGCTGTAATGTACGCAGGAAAAATTATGGAGCTAGGAGATGCCGTACAGATGTTCCATGAACCTGACCACCCTTACACCAAGGGTTTGATGGCGTCTTATCCAAGAATAGCCATGATGCAAATGAAAAAGGGGAAGGAAAAGCCGCGTCTACGGGGAATACGAGGAAATCCACCAGATCCTGCAAACATACCCTCGGGGTGCCCATTTCATCCTCGTTGTGAATTCGCTACTGATCAATGTAGCAGCACGGTTCCAGATTATCGAGAAGTTGAGCCGGGTCATTTTATCCGCTGTATACGCTGGGAAGACTTGAGTTCATAA